GATCACCGTTTCAATTTGCTCATCAAGATCGAGCCCAGAAAGCAACCCTTTGCTATGGCATTCTTTCCATGCAGGATCGAATGCCATAGCAAAGCCGTCGGCATTGTTGAACTGACGATCGTCATTGACAGGAAAACGTATCAACGAACGATTGGCGGAATGCCAGGACCCAGATTTGAACTGGGGACACGGCGATTTTCAGTCGCCTGCTCTACCAACTGAGCTATCCCGGCGCGTTGTCTACGCGACATGGAGATCTTAAATCACCGTGTGCGTCCCAGGGGCGTTCTGCCGAGGCAGATCACACCGCTCACGATCATTTTGCACTCGTTCAGGGTGTTCATGGCAGCCTGGGCCGTGGCTCCGCTGGTGAGGATGTCATCCACAAGCCAGAGTTCTGGCGCTCTTTCCCTGGTGCCAGGACAAGCTTGGGAGACCGGCATCCCTGGTTCTACAGCAAAGCTTCCCTGTTGATTCGCCATCCTCTGCTGGCGGTTGAGATGGTGCTGGCCGACGGTCGGCCGTGACCGTTTCAGTAGCGCTCGGGTGGTCCGCTGCAGGGACCGACAGATCATCAAGGGCAGTGGATTGCTTCTTGATTCGGTTTTCCAGCCGGGAATGGGAACCAGAACGGCATCGTTTGGCAGCGTTGCACCGAGGCCTTCGGTGAGTGCTCGCAGAAGACGGGGGTCCGGATGGCGCCTCAGCTTCAGAATGAGTTTCCGTAGCTCTCCGTCGTACCAACCCGCCGCCCTCCAGCGGTAGGGATGGATGCCCTGCAAACCTCGCGCAGGAAGAGCGACGTGTTGCCAGCACGCTCGGCAGAACGGTCCCTGTTGAGGACAACGTTCAATCTCCCTTTTGCAGTTGGGGCAGCAGGCCGTGGTGAGCAGATCCTTCAGGCAATCCTTGAGGAGAATCAGCAATGCATGCTCTTCAGCGCTGTTCTCAGGATTCCCCTCCGGTCATAGGCGCTGGCATGGCCCGAAGCATGGCCACCATGGTTCTGTGCGCATCTTCGCTGTCAGTGAGCACATGGTCGAAGGGGATGCGCACGGCCTGGTTGTTCACGTCCAAGGTCATCGCCTCAGCTGTGACCTCTTTCATCGTTGCCGCTGTTGCGGATGAAACCCCGCCGTAATGGTGGGCATAGCGCAGTACTGCATCGCTGTGGTCGTCATTCATATGACGGCAGATGCGGTCGCTGACTTCAGGGGTGAGAGGGTCGGCAGCCATGGGGATCAAGAGCGGTCAAGGTGTTTCAACCGAAGCGCTGCCAAAGCAACAGCGCCAGGCGGAAGCCGCTGAACCCCACATAGCCCGCCAGAACCAGGAACAGACCCACAGCCAGGACGTCACGTAGTCGGTTGGGCAAGGGTTCAGAGAAGCTCAACCGATTCTCACTCGGAATGGTTCGCCGCAGGGGACTTTTGTTGCAGAGCGGTTAGCGCCAGACGGGCGACTCCTGCAGCCGGGGGAGTGGTGCAGCTCCGAATCGGCAGTCCCAGCATTCGCTCGCGCAGTCGTCGCCATTGCGGGTTTCTGGCGCCACCTCCCAAGGTCACGAGCTTTTTGGGTGCCGGAGCTCCGAGTTGCTGCAAGCGTTGCCAGCCATCCCGTTCGATTTTGCTGAGCCCTTCGAGCAGTCCGTGGAGATAGAGCGCATCACTGACGGGACGAGGCGTGAGCACGGGTTCCTGATGCGGATCATCCACGGGGAAGCGCTCTCCCCGGCAGGCCAGCGGTCGTAGATCGAGCCCGCTCGACCTTTCGGGATCGATCTGACGGCTCAGTTCTGTTAAGTCGATGCCTGGGAATACCTGACGGAGCACGGCTCCTCCGCTGTTCGACGCTCCTCCTCCAAGCCATCGGCCACCCACCCGATGGGTGGAGGTGCCGGCTCCAGGCCTGAGTGGCTCATCTATGAAGCGCTTGATGACGAGGGTGCTTCCAAGCACGGTGATGCCCTCATCGTCTGCCGCGTCTGCCGTCAGCACCGCGGCGTTGGCATCCGTGGTGCCGGCGACCACGATCAGGTCATCGGGTAGGCCGAGGTCTCTGGAGCGCTGCCTTGAAAGCGTTCCCAGAGGCGATCCGCTGGGGCGGATGTCGGGCAACGACGCCATCCACGCTTCTCCGTGAAAACTTTCCGGCCAGCACTGGCGTTGCAAAAGCCAGCCCAGTCTGATGTTGTTGCCTTCTTCTCCCCAGCGCCAGTCCTGAAGAAGCCACCCATGCACCCAATCGGCCTGGTGTCTCAGCAAAACAGGCTGCGGATGTTGTTGCAGCAACCTCAGGGCACGGGCCAAGCTGCCACTTGCGCTGCAGGCAGGACCGTCCTCGGTGATCAGATCACGCACGCGCTCGATCTGTTCTGGACAGGCCTGGTGGTAAGGCAGTGCATCGCCAAGGGGATTCCCCTGATGGGTGCAGGCGAGCAGCGTGCCGGAGGTCCCATCCACAGCGAGAGCCCCCAGTTGCCTGCGGAGCGGCGCGGGGATGGATGGGATGAGTTCTTCGAGAGCCCGAATCCAGTCAGACGGTGCATGCAGACCCTGGCGGTAGCCGGTCGCGGCGCTGAACAGCAGCGACCGGCTGGTATCGATCACGGCGATCCGCACACCACTTGTTCCCAGGTCGATGCCGAGGGCAAGCGGCGTGTTCGCCATGGTGTTAACGCCTGTGATCAGAGGGTGTTGCCCTGTTGAAGACGGCTGGCTTCAGCCTGAAGAAGGCTTGATGCTTTGCTCTCGACATCTTCCCAGGGCAGCTTCAGGTCGGGACGGCCGAAGTGGCCATAGGCAGCGGTGTCGCGGTAGAAACGTCCTCCGCTCAACGAGGGCATCTCACGCAATTTGAACTGCTGGATGATGGCTCCAGGACGCAGATCAAAGTGCTGTTGCACCAATTCGGTGAGTTCAGCATTCGAAACTTTGCCGGTTCCGAAGGACTCCACCAGGATCGAGACCGGCTTGGCCACCCCGATGGCATAGCTAAGCTGCACCTCAGCGCGTTGAGCAAGTCCTGCAGCCACAAGGCATTTGGCCACGTAGCGGGCTGCATAAGCTGCCGAACGGTCCACTTTTGTGGGGTCTTTTCCAGAGAAGGCACCACCGCCGTGACGGGCATAACCCCCGTAGGTGTCCACAATGATTTTTCGACCTGTGAGTCCAGCGTCACCCTGGGGGCCTCCCACCACGAACTTGCCTGTGGGATTCACCAAGTAGCGCGTGGAGTCTTTCGAAGGCTTCAGCGGAAGATCGGCCGTTGCAGGTTCCACCACATGGGTCCAGAGGTCGTCGCTGATGCGTTCACGAACTTGCTGTTCATCAGTCATTCCAGCCACCTCAGCGGTGTGCTGCGTTGAGATCAAAATGGTGTCGATGGCAACGGGTTTGTCGTTCTCGTAGACCACGCTCACCTGGGTTTTGCCGTCTGGAAGCAGATAATCCAGGGTGCCGTTGTGACGCACCTCGGCCAACCGACGGGACAGTCGGTGCGCCAGGCTGATGGGCAACGGCATCAGCTCTGGGGTTTCGTTGCAGGCGTAGCCGAACATGATTCCCTGATCGCCCGCGCCGACCTTGTCGAGAGGATCTCCCTCGTGGTCGTCGGCTTCATCAACACCTTGGGCAATGTCGGGAGACTGTTGATCGAGTGCGACGAGAACGGCACAGCTGTTGGCATCGAATCCACCGGCCCTGGCACCGCTGTAACCGATCTCTCGAATGACATCACGAACGAGGTGGATGAAGTCAACCTGGGCTTTGGAGGTCACTTCACCCGTGATCATGCAAAGCCCGGTATTGACCACCGTTTCACACGCCACTCGGCTGCTGCTGTCTTGGGCCAGCAGGGCGTCGAGAACGGCGTCACTCACCTGGTCACAGATTTTGTCGGGATGCCCTTCTGTGACCGATTCGGAGGTGAAGACGTAGCGACTCATACCGGGCTGGTGAATTCGTCGGACTGTAAAGCGTGGAGTTCCCGGATCATGGTCGTCCTC
The sequence above is a segment of the Synechococcus sp. PROS-7-1 genome. Coding sequences within it:
- the metK gene encoding methionine adenosyltransferase encodes the protein MSRYVFTSESVTEGHPDKICDQVSDAVLDALLAQDSSSRVACETVVNTGLCMITGEVTSKAQVDFIHLVRDVIREIGYSGARAGGFDANSCAVLVALDQQSPDIAQGVDEADDHEGDPLDKVGAGDQGIMFGYACNETPELMPLPISLAHRLSRRLAEVRHNGTLDYLLPDGKTQVSVVYENDKPVAIDTILISTQHTAEVAGMTDEQQVRERISDDLWTHVVEPATADLPLKPSKDSTRYLVNPTGKFVVGGPQGDAGLTGRKIIVDTYGGYARHGGGAFSGKDPTKVDRSAAYAARYVAKCLVAAGLAQRAEVQLSYAIGVAKPVSILVESFGTGKVSNAELTELVQQHFDLRPGAIIQQFKLREMPSLSGGRFYRDTAAYGHFGRPDLKLPWEDVESKASSLLQAEASRLQQGNTL
- a CDS encoding DUF2470 domain-containing protein, translated to MAADPLTPEVSDRICRHMNDDHSDAVLRYAHHYGGVSSATAATMKEVTAEAMTLDVNNQAVRIPFDHVLTDSEDAHRTMVAMLRAMPAPMTGGES
- a CDS encoding ComF family protein — translated: MLILLKDCLKDLLTTACCPNCKREIERCPQQGPFCRACWQHVALPARGLQGIHPYRWRAAGWYDGELRKLILKLRRHPDPRLLRALTEGLGATLPNDAVLVPIPGWKTESRSNPLPLMICRSLQRTTRALLKRSRPTVGQHHLNRQQRMANQQGSFAVEPGMPVSQACPGTRERAPELWLVDDILTSGATAQAAMNTLNECKMIVSGVICLGRTPLGRTR
- a CDS encoding FGGY-family carbohydrate kinase — translated: MANTPLALGIDLGTSGVRIAVIDTSRSLLFSAATGYRQGLHAPSDWIRALEELIPSIPAPLRRQLGALAVDGTSGTLLACTHQGNPLGDALPYHQACPEQIERVRDLITEDGPACSASGSLARALRLLQQHPQPVLLRHQADWVHGWLLQDWRWGEEGNNIRLGWLLQRQCWPESFHGEAWMASLPDIRPSGSPLGTLSRQRSRDLGLPDDLIVVAGTTDANAAVLTADAADDEGITVLGSTLVIKRFIDEPLRPGAGTSTHRVGGRWLGGGASNSGGAVLRQVFPGIDLTELSRQIDPERSSGLDLRPLACRGERFPVDDPHQEPVLTPRPVSDALYLHGLLEGLSKIERDGWQRLQQLGAPAPKKLVTLGGGARNPQWRRLRERMLGLPIRSCTTPPAAGVARLALTALQQKSPAANHSE